A region from the Mycolicibacterium litorale genome encodes:
- a CDS encoding TetR/AcrR family transcriptional regulator, translating into MGVTDGRLARGNRTREQLLSAAVALFGDRGFHATTMKDLANSAGVRPPAIYNHFESKESVLFAALMWGLQRFRSYVIEPDDSSLDPQDRLEALVRRHARYQIEFASRVRFTDRLLESVVAGELLDDSRRDDIARMMRHYRELVDDLIRAVTRNSSLELPPIRVCTNAIVTLCDRSPQSPRSLPAEAAMVEDDIWLLVRGMLGLSR; encoded by the coding sequence GTGGGGGTCACGGACGGACGGCTGGCCCGGGGTAATCGAACCCGCGAGCAACTCTTGTCGGCGGCGGTCGCGCTCTTCGGAGACCGCGGATTCCATGCCACCACGATGAAGGACCTCGCGAACAGCGCCGGAGTGCGTCCGCCGGCGATCTACAACCATTTCGAGTCCAAAGAGAGCGTCCTGTTCGCGGCGCTGATGTGGGGATTGCAGCGGTTCCGCAGTTACGTCATCGAACCTGATGACTCCAGTCTGGACCCGCAGGATCGACTCGAGGCTCTCGTACGCCGGCACGCCCGGTATCAAATCGAGTTCGCCAGCAGGGTCCGGTTCACCGACCGTCTACTCGAATCGGTGGTCGCTGGAGAGCTTCTCGATGACTCACGGCGTGACGACATCGCCCGGATGATGCGCCATTACCGCGAGCTCGTCGACGATCTGATTCGCGCTGTCACCCGCAATTCCTCACTCGAACTCCCCCCGATCCGCGTCTGCACCAACGCGATTGTCACTCTTTGTGATCGCTCGCCACAGTCTCCGCGTTCCCTGCCCGCCGAAGCGGCCATGGTCGAGGACGACATCTGGCTGCTGGTGCGCGGCATGCTGGGCTTGAGTCGATAG